The genomic interval AAGAGCAATTTACCTTTTTTTTTAAATATTGAACATGAAAAACCTTATATATTTTATACTTTTCTTTACATTAATTACAAGTTGTTCTGTAAGAGAAAAACCCATTTTTATAAAGGTAGACAATGTAAAGGTAACCTCTTTTAAGGGAGATACAATTCGTTTAAAAGCAGCAGCTTTTTTTGAAAACCCGAATGATGTTGGTGGTGTTATTTCTACGGATGAAATTAAAGTAATTATTAATGGAGCAGAAGTTGCTCAGGTTTCTTCGGACGAGTTTGAAGTACCAGCAAGAAAGGAGTTTTCTATACCTTTAACTGTAGTAATTCCTGCTAAAAAAGTCTTTGATAATAACAAAAATGGAATCTTAGGAGGTTTGTTAAATTCATTTTTAAATAAATCTATAAAAGTGCAATTTACAGGGGATTTAAAATACAAAGTTTTTGGATATTCTAGTGTATATCCGATAGATCAAATTCAGGAAATTAAATTTTAATTGTTGGTGATAGATCACAAATTATACATAAAACGTTGCTTACAAATAGCCAAAAATGGGATAGGCGTTTCGCGTCCTAATCCTTCTGTAGGTGCCGTTGTAGTATATCAAAATAAAATTATTGGCGAAGGTTTTACATCCGCTTATGGCGGTAATCATGCAGAAGTAAATGCAATTAATGCCGTAAAAGACAAAGCGCTTTTAAAAAAGGCAACGATCTATGTAACTTTAGAGCCTTGTTCTCATTTTGGTAAAACGCCACCTTGTGCAGATTTAATTGTAAAACATCAACTGAAAAATGTAGTTGTTGGTTGTGTAGATTCTAATAGTTTGGTTGCTGGTAAAGGAATTGAACGTCTTATAAATGCAGGAATTAATGTTATTGTAGGCGTTTTAGAAGATGAATGTAAAGAACATCACAATCGTTTTTTTACGGTTCAGAATAAAAAAAGACCTTATATTATTTTAAAATGGGCACAAACTAAAGACGGATTTGTTGCTCCTTTAACAAAAGATGAACAGAAACCAGTTTGGATTTCTACTCCATATTCTCAGCAATTAGTCCACAAATGGCGAGCACAAGAACACGCAATTTTAGTAGGGACAAATACGGTTATTGCAGACAACCCGAAGTTAAATGTAAGGAGTTGGACGGGTCATAACCCTGTTAGAATTGTTTTAGATGGTACTTTAAGAATTCCGGAAGACAGTAATATTTTAGACGGAAGTGTAAAGACGATTGTTATTTGTGATAAAAAAATACTGAATAGCAAGGAGTTTCAACCCCTTGAAATAATAAACATCATTTTTGAAGCAATTGATTTTCAAAATAATATAGCAAAACAAGTTTGCAATGTTTTACAAAAACACCAAATTCAGTCTGTAATTATAGAAGGAGGTAGTCAAACTTTGCAAACCTTTATAGATGAAGATCTCTGGGATGAAGCGCGTGTTTTTACTGGAGAAACCACATTTAAAGTAGGAGTGAAGGTACCTGTTTTTAAGAAAGTAGTTAAAGAAGAAATAAACATCAAAACAGATGTTTTAAAAATATATACAAATGATTAAAAACATCATTTTCGATTTTGGCGATATTTTTATCAACCTAGATAAAAAACGTTTTGCAAAAGAATTACTGGACTTAGGGATTTCGCAAGAAGCAGAAGTCAATTTGCCAATTTTGAACGAGTATGAAATGGGACTGATTTCTACAGAAGAGTTTGTTGCTTTTTTTGAAGCTAAGTTCAATGTTTCAAAAGAAAAATTAGTGAAAGCTTGGAATTCTATTCTGTTAGATTTTCCATTAAACCGATTAAAATTTATTGAAGATTTAGCAGAAAGTAAAAAGTATAGATTATTTTTATTAAGCAATACCAACGATTTACATATTTCTTGGATTCAAAATAATGTTGGAATGGAATTCTATAATTCCTTTAAAATTTGTTTCGAACAGTTTTATTTAACACACGAAATTCATTTAAGAAAACCCAATGTTAATATTTATGAATTTGTGTTGAATGAGAATAATTTAATAGCAGAAGAAACACTTTTTATAGATGATACTAAAGAAAATACAGTTTCTGCAAATACTTTAGGCATTCATACTTGGAATTTAATTCCGGGTGAAGAAGAGGTAACAGAATTATTTACAAAAAAGGAAAATTTATTTTGATTTATTTAATTTTCAGCATTCTTTTTTCAACCTCACTATTTGTCATATTTAAATATTTTGATATTTATAAAATTGATACTTTAAAAGCAATTGTTGTAAATTATTTGGTTGCTTTCGCTTTTGGTTTCGGTTTGTCTGAAATTACATTTTCTATTAATGAGATACCTGAAAAACCATGGTTTTTTGGAGCTATTGTTTTAGGAGCATTATTTGTTGCTATCTTTTTTGTAATGGCAAATACAGCACAGCAAAATGGAGTTTCAGTGGCTTCTGTTGCAGGTAAAATGTCTGTAGTTATTCCGGTAGTTTTTGGTGTTTTATTATATGATGAATCTGTTACTTTGTTAAAAGTTGTAGGGGTTTTAATTGCTTTAATTTCTGTTTATTTAGCTTCTGTAAAAGAGGAGCGAAGTACTTTTAACAAAGCAGGGTTATTGTTTCCTATATTGCTGTTTTTTGGTTCTGGAGCTATAGATACAACACTTAAATACGTTCAAATTAATTTTGTTCAGAATAATGAGGCGGCTCTTTTTTCTGGAAGTCTATTTGGTTTTGCTGCTTTTTTTGGATTGCTAATTTTATTAGTAAAAACTCTTCGGAAGAGAGAACCATTTGGTTTTAAAAATATAATTGCAGGTATTGTTTTGGGTATTCCGAATTATTTTACAATTGTATTTTTAATTAAAGCGATGCAAACATCAGGTTTTGAAAGTTCTA from Polaribacter sejongensis carries:
- a CDS encoding LEA type 2 family protein; the encoded protein is MKNLIYFILFFTLITSCSVREKPIFIKVDNVKVTSFKGDTIRLKAAAFFENPNDVGGVISTDEIKVIINGAEVAQVSSDEFEVPARKEFSIPLTVVIPAKKVFDNNKNGILGGLLNSFLNKSIKVQFTGDLKYKVFGYSSVYPIDQIQEIKF
- the ribD gene encoding bifunctional diaminohydroxyphosphoribosylaminopyrimidine deaminase/5-amino-6-(5-phosphoribosylamino)uracil reductase RibD; this encodes MIDHKLYIKRCLQIAKNGIGVSRPNPSVGAVVVYQNKIIGEGFTSAYGGNHAEVNAINAVKDKALLKKATIYVTLEPCSHFGKTPPCADLIVKHQLKNVVVGCVDSNSLVAGKGIERLINAGINVIVGVLEDECKEHHNRFFTVQNKKRPYIILKWAQTKDGFVAPLTKDEQKPVWISTPYSQQLVHKWRAQEHAILVGTNTVIADNPKLNVRSWTGHNPVRIVLDGTLRIPEDSNILDGSVKTIVICDKKILNSKEFQPLEIINIIFEAIDFQNNIAKQVCNVLQKHQIQSVIIEGGSQTLQTFIDEDLWDEARVFTGETTFKVGVKVPVFKKVVKEEINIKTDVLKIYTND
- a CDS encoding HAD-IA family hydrolase, with the protein product MIKNIIFDFGDIFINLDKKRFAKELLDLGISQEAEVNLPILNEYEMGLISTEEFVAFFEAKFNVSKEKLVKAWNSILLDFPLNRLKFIEDLAESKKYRLFLLSNTNDLHISWIQNNVGMEFYNSFKICFEQFYLTHEIHLRKPNVNIYEFVLNENNLIAEETLFIDDTKENTVSANTLGIHTWNLIPGEEEVTELFTKKENLF
- a CDS encoding EamA family transporter — protein: MIYLIFSILFSTSLFVIFKYFDIYKIDTLKAIVVNYLVAFAFGFGLSEITFSINEIPEKPWFFGAIVLGALFVAIFFVMANTAQQNGVSVASVAGKMSVVIPVVFGVLLYDESVTLLKVVGVLIALISVYLASVKEERSTFNKAGLLFPILLFFGSGAIDTTLKYVQINFVQNNEAALFSGSLFGFAAFFGLLILLVKTLRKREPFGFKNIIAGIVLGIPNYFTIVFLIKAMQTSGFESSTLFTINNVSVVVVSTLVGLLLFKEKFSLKNKIGVILAIVGIVLVTIA